The following nucleotide sequence is from Diospyros lotus cultivar Yz01 chromosome 3, ASM1463336v1, whole genome shotgun sequence.
GAGTTCATCCTCTCGATGTCTACTTGTTTGGAAGAAAAAGGCACACCCACTAAGAAGAgcgaaaataaaaggaaagactAGGCAATAAAAGGGCTTGTCGAGGGCTCTAAGCCCATCGTAGAGAAACAAGAATATTGTCGTAAAGTCTCCAACATATTAAATATGCAAATAGGAAGTATGGTAGCCTTGGACCCTTTAGCCCTTTTTATAAGTGCTTAGGGGAGGCGAATTGATAAGAAGAGGAACTCGGATATATGGGCGATGTGGCGTCACCCCAGTTATCCATCCTTCTACTCGAGGAGGTGTGAAGAAAGCAACCTCCTTGTCAATGCTAGGCAAATAATTACTAGCTAGGATTGGCATTAAATACTAAGTGTCCAATAATTAGGAAATGAAAAGGCACCTTCTTAGCTATTCCCTGACTTGATCCTTGAAGCTCAACTCGTAGGAGGCAACTGTTGTGGAGAATTTTGGCTTTATGTGAAATTACTAAAATATCCTTTTTTGAAATTCTCTAAAGGTGGCACATGTCCTCGAATATTTAGGCGAAGGTCTTGACCCAAATTTGGGTAAAAGATTCAACCCAAAAAACAATATTTACCTTTTGAGTCCAAACCTACAGGTTGGACCATGGGCTCATATTTGATTGTCTATATGATATGATCATGCCGTTCTCTTGCTTTACAATACATTTatataaagatttaaatttcAAGAGACACATATACTATTTATTATGTATGATTATTTTACTCTACTCCCGATGTTGAACTCACTTGACTGCCAAAGAATTAATATACTAAGAAATGGAGTGTTGTCTTTACAAGCTGAGCAAGTTTTGGATAATTAAGCTTGGACCTGAGGATAGCCTCTGGACCTGCTTAGCTTTGGACAAGTTGGTGGTAATTGACTCCAACCTGCATCATTTAGCTTtagacaaaattattaattaaatatttttacttaaatattttataaggtATAAAAAGAATCTAGGTGGAATGATGCCCAAAAGATGGTACGACTAACCTGCCAACAAAATTGTGCACGTCGCATTTTATGTaaacccaaaaagaaaatacaaaaatacaaaaatggtACATATAATTTCTGAATACATATCTAagttattgaaaataattaaaatctaTGATCCTTCTGCATTCCTTTACAACGTTGACCTTCCCCTACTATTGTGGTGCTCCGACAACAACAAATCCATATATAAAATTAGtgattattgatttaaaatatatatatatatatacataaaaataaaagagtgaAAAGTAGAAGAAATATTTATGATTTGCAGGTAATGGCACCAACATGCAGATGATATCGACAGCTGAGACTCCGAGGAAAGCGAATGGGGCCATCTTCTATCAGCATCTTGTCTTCATGGGAAGAAGTTTCTTATTTGATTTCTAACTTTTTCTTCGTTCGCGGATTGTGGGTAAACTGCTGATCGTAGATTCAaatgtttctcttctctttctctcgatcGGTCGATGTCTTTGGTTGTAATAAATGAGCTCATTTGAAATGCGTGAACGCAATAAATGAGCTGTCGTTTGAGATGTTTTTGGTCGAAATAAACTGTAACCCATTCAGTATCACACATAACGTATGCCGTTCGAATTCGAAATAAACCAAAGTTAACAAGGTACTTGCTAtatgtttgattaattaattattgcaaTTACATGGTAAAAACTTTTCAAATCAGTTCGAGAGCTTGCTAGCCAGCTAGCTTCTACAGAAAACGTCGAACTGGCCAACCTGTTCCATCGTTTCTCGCAGGCTCCACTGTAGTTGGCTTCATCGTACAGTATTTTGTTGCAGAACAAGCCGAACCCTTCACGCGGCCGCGACCGTTTATATCCATGGCTGCTGCTTTTCTTCTCTCCGTTTCATGCTTTTCAGCTCTCTTCCTCAGGTTTTGCCTTCTAACAATATTGGCGGAGCTCAACTTCTCTGTCCTCCGGTTGCCATGCACTGGAACGGGCATGGCCTCGAGCCCCATCAACTTAGCAACCACTCCCGGTTTGCACCACACTACGCTCTCCCCAGCTAGTATCGGCGGCAAACACGCGCTTTTCTCCAATTCTGAATTACACCCACTCTTTCTGCAACCGAAACCATGGTTGCAGCAAATGGACCTCCTCCCACTAACAGGGGGCATGTTTCGGAATGAGGATTGATACATGGCGTCCTTTCCGTCAAGGGAGAACCTAGGGTACTGGTTCAAGGCATTTCTTGCTGATCGTAGAATGTCTGAGTTGTTGACACAGGACATTCGACGAGGCGCTGCACCATACTGATCATCTAGCTTGGCTCTTCTGGCTATCCTCTCTTCAAACTCTAGCTGCAATATCATCTCCTGCAGGGTTGGTGGGGCTTGCGCCGAAGTCGCATTATCCAGGTAGGAGGAACGGTTAAGATCATACTGGGCCACCCTGGAAGAGTCACTGCCCGCGGCTTTGCGCTGGTTGAGAATGGAGGTGGAGCCATCATCATTACAAAAGCCTCTATACCCTTTCCTCATCTTGGCTGCCACACAGTTTTTTAGAAGAAAGAAGGACAAGTCCTTCATTGGGTGAGTAGCGCACGGAGGAAAGAAACCAGGTGGTTTTAAGGACGGGATGTTTGAGAGTTTAGTAAAGAAAAGGGGTCAGCCAGTGAAGAAATTATAGAACGTGAGTGGAGTGAATGAGAGCGGTGGACGGACTTGTTGGATAGCCTTAATAGCATTCACATGACAAAAGCAGTAGAGCCTTCACAAGTTTTCGCACCCTGCAATGTCTCTGCACAGAACTTTTAGAGCAAATGCAGCCTCGTAGATTTGAGAATATTTctttctaaataatatttttaacaaaatttttatgtgCATGTAGAAACCTTCCAATGAGCAAATAACAGACATCCTCACGCTCATTACAGTCTATCAAGTTACTGCTTTCATCACCACGTGGCCTGAAATAAATTTTATGGGCCATTTTGGGAAGGCCAGGAGTAATGCGACTGGCCTTCTGAGGCCCCTCCTCACTCGTTGATATCTCCACTGACCCAAGGACACAAAAACATGTAATTCAGCTGGTAAAGGGTACTCGgttcttcttttcttgctttattccgttgttatatatattgacAAATGAATGCTCACATTTTAAATATAGAATAGTGATCCCCAAAGCCAATCAAAGAGTGAAAGATGGGTACAGTGCACCCAGATTGCTTATGATTTGGGTAACTGGCCGTGGCATCTCATGCGGTTTGAAAATACTTTTAGAAGTTCTTCTCGtttaatttttagtgaaaaaCCTCCTCTATTATTAACTccattaaattaacttaaattattttaactaatgtTAATCAAGGTAAAATAAaccttaattaaattaaaataaaaaataaaaaaaattgttggctGAAGTTAGTCGTTGACAACAAGTTACCATTGACCATCGACAACCCTCCAACAATAAGAAGCCCATtgttgatgggtgggttttggAACTTGTTGAGttgatacaacaataaatttataatataggAAAGTGCGACAGGAGTGGCCCAACAAGGCACGAGTGGCTCTCAAGAGGCTTCTAACAAGAGTCTCCCTTTGTGATGAGGGTGTTGTCTGATGATTAAGAGAGTGCTTGATGACCAAGAGACACCCAAAATGACATAGGAGTCCCAAGTGATTGAGAGACCCCTGGGTGATCCTCAGAGCCTTGGGTGATCATTTGATGTAATCTCGTACAtagttttattttcatatattttctcTAACTAGAtaggggtattttgataatttttgatattttactcttgtaagaagtgttttgataatgacaagtTATATGTTAAATGAATTCAAACTCAAAGTACATGCTTCTAAgtgtctcaaaaataaatttcaatgaTTTCATATGGTATTTGCTATGTTTCAAGTTTCAAGAAGTGTtttgattaaaaagaaattcataTATCAAGTCTTAAAGTATCAAAGAGTTTTTCAAAAGCGCATCAATTATATCTTTTAAAGAAAGCTTTAAATCATGTTTTAGGAGACTgaaaaaataaagcattatcATTAAAACTATTCTTCAAACATGAGAAATAATGctaagtgttataaaaaaaaaacatgagtCTTCATAAGAACCAagttaaaagaaataatttcaaaaactaacATTCTCTAAAGCTGTCGACAAAGTGCTTATTTTTGCTTAGGATTTGTCAACTAAGTGCAAagcttctgtcgactaacaaTGTACAAAAATTTAGATCTGCCGAAAGAGAGGCTTGCATTTGTTGACTGACAGTAAGCCATCTTGTTTGACATTTTTTGTTATTCTCATTCTGTCAACTAAGGTATAGATTCTGTCGACTAATAGTGCTTGTTTTTTGACTCTGTCGATAGAAAGATTGTATTTGTTGACTAAGTCTCAATtctgttatatatatttgtcgACTAACTTATTTTCTTTGTCGATAGTTTGTTACTCTAAAACaaataacgactagttttttggcgcattaaatgtTAGCCTAACTACCATCAACAACTTTATTTTTGTCTCCAAGCACCATCACCTATAGATAAGAAGCTGGTGGCTCATTTAAAGCTGCTAAAGAACATTCAATTCTTACCTACCGAGCATTTAAGATCAATTgcactttaaattttttgttctctcattctCCATTGTATCAAGGCTTTGCTCTTTATTTGTTCAAACTTATTTTCAGCCTCTTAGTTTTATTTTGAGAGAACGTGTAACTAAGAGCATAAGCTCTTAAAGTTTCAAATTCATTGACCATTGTATTTTCTCTTCCAAGCTTGTAAGCTTGAGGGCCTATCCAAGTGATAAGAGGTTGTGTTTCTTCCtatagtctcggactagaggacttacttgattaaatatggggttttatataaatttgtttgaaaaatccttagtgaggaactaaggtagtggactaggcttgaaaagctgaaccattataaatcacTGTCTCCTGCTTTTATTTTCTACACTTTCTTCATCTAGCATTTAATATTGATATTCATTTTCAGTTTACATTACATCGTTTTCAATCAAGGATTTTTTGTAaacttaaactaattttttttttaataacccaattcaccctccctcTTAGGTTTTGGTGCCATTGTTATGTTTAtatcatttggtatcaaagcctcattcccattgttttcatttgtttaacaacctagggacAAAGATCTTTTCAAATGGCACATTTTGCATCTACTTCACAAACTGAGGGTCAAAGCACCTCTCGTCCTCCATTTTTTGATGGCACTAACTATAACTATTGGAAAATAAGAATATAGATCTATCTTATGCAGGATTCAAGCTTGATGCAAGTTGTCCAAAAACAAATAACACTAGCTGACatggagaaaatggagaagtggacagatgaaaaaaaaaaaagaaatatggaaATTAATGCCAAGGCAATGAACATGCTGATCTGTGCACTgtcccatgaagaattcaatcGCATCTCTACATGCAAAACAGTTAAAGAGATATGGGATAAGCTTAAGGTAACCCATGAAGGCACAAATTAGGTAAAAGAGACCAAAATTAATCTTATTgttcatgattatgaattattctcaaggaaagaaaatgaatccatcaaGGATATGTACACTAGATATTGTGTAACATCcagcatcgagcgataagaagaaccagaacaacttaccttgatgggcttacgcgaactttccaggggtcacccatccttgagcttccccagctcaagcacacttaatcCGGGAGTTttttttacctacattcagcccaaaaggtatccaactgatgttgtttctttccttacttatcctcgatatatactaccattctctgggatcttggggtattacatattatttccaCATTAGAGTCTCTAGGAAAAACATATACTAATGaaaaaaaagttagaaaaatcTTAAGAAGTTTACCTAGATCATGGGATCTTAAAGTCACTTCTATAACTAATGCTAAAGATCTAGGCACTCTTGCCTTTGATAATTTATTAGGCTCTCTAATGATGCATGAAATTTTAATGAAGAGGAATGATGAAGATGAACaaaagaagagtaaaaatgTAGCCTTTAAGGTTGAAAATGAGGATAGAGATTCACAAGAtagtgaagatgatgaatttCTCTTATTagctaaaaaattcaaaaaataaatgaaaaatggtagattcaatcaaagaagaaatttcaaaaagggcaaagataaaaaaaaaaagaagctaatACTTCTAATGAGATTCGATGTTTTGAGTGTAAAAAGCTAGGTTATATGAGAAATGAATGTCCtcaattgaaaaagaaggactgcaaggaaaagaaagtgaagaagaaggctCTAGCCGTATGGAGTAAAGGAGGATTAtcatcaagtgatgaatcaCAAAATGATGAAGTTGCCAATGTCTGCTTCATGGCTAATCTCGAAGATGAGGTAACTTCTCAACTCTCTAGTTTAGTTTCTGCTTTCACATTTAGATTGGGAATGTCCTCAATTGATGAAGTTGACAAGTTTATTAGAAAGTGAGATTAACATTTTAAATTCTGAAAAAGAAACCTTAGTGAATGAAAAGAATGTTTTgattggagaaaaagaaagtctactcaaagaaaataaagacatgAAAGAAGCTTTTGGAAAATTAGTTTCAGACAAGAAAAAGTTAGAAATGATCTTAGGTGCTCAAGGAAGCTTTGGAGATAAACAAGAAATTGGATTTGATCAATTCCAATCAAGCTCTAGTAAAACTGTTTTTATAAGAGTGCCAACTCAAAACTTTGCTCAAATGAAATCCCTTTTCAatccaaaattctcaaaaggTAGGGTGTCATGCCATTATTGTGGTAGAGTTGGACACTTAATCAACAAGtgtttcataagaaacaatactctaaaattcaaacaaatttgggttccaaAGAATGTAGTGTCTACTAACATGAATGGACCCAAGAAGGTTTGGGTACCAAAGGGAGCAACTTGAAATGTTCTTTTTATAGGTTGCATTTGCTACTCTTGGCTCAAGGAGCAAATGGTGTAACACCCCTCTTTTCCCAAGCGTGCGTTAACTTGAGATttcggggatatttttttttccaacacaTACTCAACATAAATTAAATCCCGACAATCTCGATCTACCATCTCAGCATAACAACTTAAAGGAATACGTTGAGACAAATAATATCATCACATCAGTGGAAGCAAGAATCGAAACCTCGATAATACATAATcgtaattcctttattcataatatagaaatCGTACCATCAATgttcaacatgacatcatcaaaataatacaccTACAGCTGAATATCTGGTACATAATAAAATACCTACAAAAGATCTAATATGTAACTATCAACTACATATTGAAAACCTCATTTCCTTTAGTGTCGCTactttcacttggaacgtttgaatatttcagagaCAAAGtgcaaattagatgatgaattatctaatcgagaattcaaaaacattttcatgaatatatgcaagaccatgaaacaaactgacatatcccgacatgtcccaacccaagagaatcccacataacacTTAACTCTAACTagaaaaaatgcaatctctctaaaggcaccACAAcaacatcgacacattggcataacacaatcctgcttaagggGGACGACCTCAACACATGAACCCAGGTATCACCCCATTATCACGTCAGGCTTTAGGCTCAACGCAAAAGCATTCCAGATCCCAACACAACCCTAGCCACAAGAGGATCAACACTATCCTTGAAATTAATGTCGACCTAGGCaataatgctatttctcaaaggaacctggggtggtgttcACTCTCAATCTCACCACTTGAGCCGACATCTGGGGTAGCATCCATTCTCAACCCTGCCACTTGAATACCATAGGGTGAAGTCTGTCTCAACCttgtcccaagtgggtcacatagcattgtTCCTTGACATGCATCTTGTGTGTTATCACTCAAGTGACACAACACAGTTTGGTAATCCACCTCCCACATGGGTAACACATAAATATGCCAAAGCAACACATAAcatgaattatttaaaatcaaCACTTTAATGCATGAATCTATAACACACGAAATTCAATGCGTAGGTATAAAACAATTTGGGACAcacctcccacatgaaaccaGCCTATCGTAGGTCAAATCGTTTATATAaacaaatcaagtatagggttGAACCTCccaaaataaaccaagtttggTGTAAGAATGCTCACAATAAGCCAAGTTTTTAAGTAGGAACACTCATAATAAAACCAAGTTTTCGGTAGAACTACTCACCTTTAATGTATCTTAGACTGCCTCGATTCTCATGccaacctcgatttttgtgtcaTTCCTCAAATAATCCTACTAATGCTCAACCTTGAGTATCAAtgatccctagacatcatattcattctAAAGAATATCAATacctattttttccataattttctcataatttctcctTTCCCcccctatttttcctcaaaattctaaaataaatacatcctcaagtatttttccatatttttttacacaataatttataaaataatattcctgattttctaaattttctagaatattttcaaaattttctcctattttttctctatttttcacaattccattttttctcaaaaattacaaaataaataattcctccaatattttctagaattttcctcCACCAAAATCCACATAATATTTTTCCATTTGTTTTAgaattttcttctatttgtttttcttcttttctttttatttttctttttcttattttcttcggTTGTCTTCTCCGGCAACGAGGACGCACGATTTGCTCTGATGGGCGATTCGACTCCACAGCCTTGAAGAACTCCTTGAGCCGATCACAATGGCACCCTCTGATGGGAGAAACACTCACTAGAAATAGCCAAAATGACCGATTTTTAGACTGACTTCGATGACGCTTTGAGTTTTCCGAAAAGCTTCAAAATCCACTCCAACCTTGATGAAATCTCACCAAACTGTCCAAAATTGCTCTCCAAGACACGAGGAACAAAATCCATTTATCCAATCCTTCAAAAACAACCCAAAACAGGAGCAATTGGATGCCCAAATCCCTTGAATTTtttggcctatttataggcaaagcTCGACCCCCCATTCGGCCAATCAACAGCCATAACTTCGCCCGCGCGCATCCTAGGCTAGAGATGGCCATACCCTGGTTGAGATAGGGCCGTCCCATCATCGGATTTGGCCCATGTGTGGTGGTAGGTTTGGCCATGCCTTGTTGTAGCACTTCTGAAAATTACACTTCCACCCCAGCCTttcttcaaatgccattttggcccTATTCCTTAAGTCCTTAGACTTTGATATTTCACCACATGCACCCCTAAGTtccatgcttctcaattggccagaaaaatttgggaaaatatcCTTTTCTCCCCTTTTTCAACTAGAATCGAAAAtaacacttaggcccaaatatACGTAAGATTGTGCTTTGATCCAAATTTCCTTTGTTTATCCctaaaaccacttaagggttggtCCTTATGCTAAATATGAACCTACTTAGGGTCTCGTTGACTTCTCAgaagtcccttacgatcattcagtTTCTCAGTTTGAAtcataactgtaccaaaaactatctcTGATCCTATTTCTTTTAGCATCATAAATCTTGCCTCAAGACGCTCGTCATTGacattccattttctttatacatataatctttagggtactccctacagtcaattcaatgacttttttttactatcaaaccaatttttgatattttaatctctcttaaattacgtggcaaccttatgccaatatggggtattacaaatagTTCCTTGATAGtggtgaaagtaaagcaagattgctacggggcaagcagcatagttcaaaaattttgaaccttaccccaatcccggcgattggatcaatgtcgaaattaaatcattcacatacaaataaaaaaaatctaacctttagatttttgagttgtttgcggattcaagccgtctAAGCGtttggcctctaactcgtgatgtGTGGCACGCgtctgttggcaaggagagcggaataggagtgctagctccttttTTTTtgcagcttgtgtatggacagaaaagaacacccacgtttcaaatcgatgccaaaaagaaacgggaaaaAGTGAATGGCATTCATTTtccaactcttgaaaaaccacacAACGAACCACTATTTTTGGTCAActtataaagggatatttatagagaaaatatcatagggtttcttaaaccctaatggattgggctagtccattaatcctagttaaactagaatcttaagcgggtttattctagtccaactagaaatataattaagtggcccaaatccatttataaaatatttagcccaaatctaatttaagcccaaatatttattatttaatattttatctaaatctaatttagcccaaatataatatttaatatttggcccaaatttaatttattccaaatataatatttaatttaatatttggcccaaatctaatttagtccaactattaacttaagcccaaatatattttatttcctatttgccactctaacaaatagaaaattattaaattagaaactcctttctaatttaatcaattgtcattttagaaaactctttcctttatgacgacccctcgtcatatctacgtcattacgtctatttgttattttttcatGAGAATCTATGGCGGCATAACTTtttgtcgaagtgtcccacttaaccatacgtccactcttttggtttaagccagggaccatgcTTATTGCGCATAACtaattaggcttccgaatatgttggcaatgtgtcggtacgaacacataagacaagattggcctctaacaaggcatcatgcctacccaattattcagaaggattcataatccgcaaatagcctttcacgagcatggttaccgtgtaattcaatcctcttgtcaatgtatcct
It contains:
- the LOC127798049 gene encoding uncharacterized protein LOC127798049 — protein: MKDLSFFLLKNCVAAKMRKGYRGFCNDDGSTSILNQRKAAGSDSSRVAQYDLNRSSYLDNATSAQAPPTLQEMILQLEFEERIARRAKLDDQYGAAPRRMSCVNNSDILRSARNALNQYPRFSLDGKDAMYQSSFRNMPPVSGRRSICCNHGFGCRKSGCNSELEKSACLPPILAGESVVWCKPGVVAKLMGLEAMPVPVHGNRRTEKLSSANIVRRQNLRKRAEKHETERRKAAAMDINGRGRVKGSACSATKYCTMKPTTVEPARNDGTGWPVRRFL